In Corynebacterium ulcerans, one genomic interval encodes:
- a CDS encoding superoxide dismutase, whose translation MAKYELPELDYAYDALEPHIAAEIMELHHSKHHANYVNGANAALEKLADARENGYIGVAVTALTKDLAFNLGGHTNHSIFWKNLSPNGGGEPTGALAEAISAEFGSFDKFKEHFSAAALGLQGSGWAVLGYDHVGERLVIEQLTDQQGNISANLTPLLMLDMWEHAFYLQYKNVKADYVKAVWNVFNWEDVAARYEAATK comes from the coding sequence ATGGCTAAATATGAACTGCCCGAACTTGATTACGCTTACGATGCTCTCGAGCCTCACATCGCTGCCGAGATCATGGAGCTACATCACTCCAAGCACCACGCTAACTACGTAAACGGTGCTAACGCAGCCCTGGAGAAGCTTGCCGACGCCCGCGAGAACGGCTACATCGGCGTCGCCGTTACCGCTCTTACCAAGGACCTCGCTTTCAACCTCGGTGGCCACACCAACCACTCCATCTTCTGGAAGAACCTCTCCCCGAATGGCGGCGGCGAGCCAACCGGCGCACTCGCAGAGGCGATCAGCGCTGAATTCGGCTCCTTTGACAAGTTCAAGGAGCACTTCTCCGCAGCAGCTCTCGGCCTGCAGGGCTCTGGCTGGGCAGTGCTTGGCTACGACCACGTTGGCGAGCGCCTAGTCATCGAGCAGCTTACCGACCAGCAGGGCAACATCTCCGCCAACCTCACCCCGCTGCTCATGCTTGACATGTGGGAGCACGCTTTCTACCTGCAGTACAAGAACGTCAAGGCTGACTACGTTAAGGCAGTATGGAACGTCTTCAACTGGGAGGACGTTGCAGCACGTTACGAGGCCGCAACCAAGTAA